From the Nocardiopsis changdeensis genome, one window contains:
- a CDS encoding class I SAM-dependent methyltransferase, whose translation MTIPIPADLLAAAEAAKGFMPTDEGTALYETALRYAPVGPVVEIGTYCGKSTVFLGAAARATGVKVVTVDHHRGSEEHQEGWEYHDATLVDRETGKFDTLPHLRRTLTRAGLDDEVIVVVGRSAEVASVWGTPLGMLFIDGGHSEEAAQADYAGWSGHVAPGGALVIHDVFPDPADGGRPPYNIYLRALDSGLFKEVSAVGSMRVLERVA comes from the coding sequence ATGACGATTCCCATCCCCGCCGACCTGCTCGCCGCCGCCGAGGCCGCCAAGGGCTTCATGCCCACGGACGAGGGCACCGCCCTGTACGAGACCGCTCTCCGTTACGCCCCTGTCGGGCCGGTCGTGGAGATCGGCACCTACTGCGGTAAGTCCACCGTCTTCCTCGGCGCTGCGGCCCGGGCCACCGGCGTGAAGGTGGTCACCGTGGACCACCACCGCGGGTCGGAGGAGCACCAAGAGGGCTGGGAGTACCACGACGCGACGCTCGTGGACCGGGAGACCGGGAAGTTCGACACGCTCCCGCACCTGCGCCGGACCCTCACCCGGGCCGGGCTGGACGACGAGGTCATCGTCGTGGTCGGCCGCTCCGCCGAGGTGGCCTCGGTGTGGGGCACCCCGCTGGGGATGCTGTTCATCGACGGCGGCCACAGCGAGGAGGCCGCGCAGGCCGACTACGCCGGCTGGAGCGGGCACGTCGCCCCCGGCGGCGCGCTGGTGATCCACGACGTCTTCCCCGACCCGGCGGACGGCGGGCGCCCCCCGTACAACATCTACCTCCGGGCCCTGGACTCCGGTCTGTTCAAGGAGGTCTCGGCGGTCGGTTCGATGCGGGTCCTGGAACGGGTCGCCTGA